CAATCTGCACCTGAAAGCAGAGGTGGAAAACAGATCTCCTCAAAAGTATGTTATCCTGTTCTAATTTAAAATTTATTACAAAATGACAAATATTCTTTGTcaggcagaaataaaaataagtctTTCACTATTTATTGTGTGGGATACTGTTCTCAAATGTCTGATGCTAAACCACATGTATAACATCATCCATTGTTTTCAAGTTATTGTAATTATCCATGAATGCATACATTTTTAACTGCAGTTGTTTCACATCTCCCTTAATTGTTTTTATGATGTATGTCATCTATTTCTCAGATATCCTGTTAATGATTTTAACACTTTTAATGGATAATTTCTCCATTAAGAGTTACATACcatatattattaattatttaaatttgttgCACATTTTATTTGCTATTGCTTAAtatcaagatatttttttttaaagaatatgttCCTGCTCATTAACATAGAACAATAAGGTTGTTTTCAGATGTTACAACAGTGAGCGTCAATTATGCTCAATCTTTGTTAAAGCTATGgtttggacatttttttttgatGGAATATCATTATAAAAGTTGAACTAGAGCTCAATTATAGATTTTTGGGGGGTGAGGGGGAGCCTCCATTTCAAGTATATTGATAATTGTTAGCGGTCTTTCAATAATTcatgtgtatgtttttttttcattgttgattTTAAACCCTttctctttttgcacatttctctggacacctttggagtttttttaattgaaaattccAATGATGGACTTTTTTTGTTACTGTGTTATGCATATTATCAGTTTTCATGATAGATAAGATGTATCATTTTACTTTAAACAGGTTTGGCAGGTTCACGGTAGCAGCATTGGAGGCAAAAATTGATCAGTATGAACGTGATTCAAGCCATCTGAGAAGAGCCCTTGAAAGAAGTGATAAGTACATAGAGGAGTTGGAGGCACATGTATCAGACATGGAGAGAAAGTTAGATGAAAAGGACAAGGGGGGGGATTCTTGTGAGGTTGTTAACGTAAGTATTGCACATTCTCAACTTGAAGAAAAAGAGGTCTGCAGTAAACAGTTGCTAATTTGGAACAATGAAAGTCAAAAGAATAATAGCAAGACTAACAGAAAAGCAATTAATGATATGGAGAATACACCTGAATGTATAGATTTGGatatgaaaagtgaaaaaatattagGATCCTGCAGATGTTTTTCCACTACAGCTACAGAAAGTAATATGTCTGCCGTTTTACATAAAAAGAGGGAGAGCTGTGAAAATGGTacacaaaagaaagaaagaaatagtTTAGATCTTGATCTCTCTGTTCCATATACTCCTTCTTCATCTTTTAGTTTTCTCAGTTTAAACAGCCCGAATGATTGCAGTCAAAAGACTAGCACCAAGCCTTTATCCTACCTACGAAAACTTTGCTTTGATGATTTCAGTTCTAATACTTTGTCTGATGTACAGAATGAAACTACAGAAAACCATGTTTTAGATGCCACCATACCTGTAGAATGTAAAACGCAAGCTGTAGCTACAATGCCAGTGTTTTGGGGAACTTGTCATCTTGGCACTAAGGGCTCAGGACAGGCATGTCCAACTCAAACTGGGGAGCAGGCCAATAACGGACGAAGTAAAAGCAAACAAATCTTTGGCAGACCTTTTCATGATATTACTAAAGCAAACCACATAGGAATGTCCAGTGAGGCTTCCATGGATGCTGCCTATCTTGATAAAATCTGTGAATTGGACTCCATGATATCTGAATCTGAAAGCAGCAGGTGCTCTCATTTCTCTTTGTCAAAAGAGTCCACTGACCTTGGTACTCCTTTAATATCAGAGCTGGCTTGTGTTGAACCTTTGAATGAAGTAAATACAAGACGTGAGCAAAAGGTGAGAAAGAACCAGCATGTTGCATCATGCTCTGAAGAAATAAGTGAAAGTATAACCAGCAGTAAACCACTCTCCAAGTCCAACAAACATTTACAAgttcttcaaatgaaagaagagTCTTGCTCATCTGGTGATGAGGATACATGGGTCAACAGTCTTCAAATGAAACAAGGTTCTTCACAATCGGATGAAATGTCATTTGACTTGCTGTTTGACCTCCATGAATCTTCTCAGGAGGTCAAGCCTGGATCATCGTCCTCTTCTAATTCAACTGAAGCTCACCACAATCAGACTGAGGATCTCTTCCCAGTTGTTAGTTCAGTGAAATCTGAAAGTGTAAATAGAACAGAGTCAAATGACAGCACTAGTCAactgataaaaagaaaatctatgAAAGCTTTTCACATAGCAAGTCCCTCTAAAATCTCTAAGTGTGAAAAATGAAAGGTTGTATTTTTTGTTCCATCTATTTATAATACTTTTGAGCAGTAACTTTAGTCATGTTAAAAGTTCACATCTGATTTTCTATACATTCTGTTTTATGGCAACTAAACTGATGCTTATAGCTGTTTTGAAAGAATAAAGAAGAGCTTAAGTATCTGTTCCCACAATTAGTGTTTTGAGTTAAGGTCTTGCCATATCATTGGTATTTGTATGTATAAATTATGTGAAAGCATGACAttctctttttaattaaatttaaaatatttatgctgtATATACGTAGCTTGTACACATAGAAAGACACAATGTACAGTTTCATTTTTGCTTCCAAACTGTTAGTCTTGAATGACGTGGAATCTAGATAATATAGTAGAATggatgactctgtcttcatactgttgtgaaaaagacatttttgacATGCAATTGTACACTAAATCTATTAATCTTTCAAAGGATATAAAACATGAAAGTTTAAGCAATGTTCTTGCTGACTGATTCTGTTTGACAATggttgtatattttttaatattttctgaataaaaggacatttaaaaaattcccccattttttaatctttcaaaGACAGTGTAAACAGAGTAGCATATCACAGTGCTTTTTGTTAGTACAATCTATTATGTTTAATATATTGCTGTTCTGTATTGACTGTGTAAAATCTGTCATTGAAATCATGTCTTGGTGTATCATTTTGTAGGCTTTACTAAGAGATGATGTTGCATACCTTTTAAGGGCCTAAATGAAAGGTATTGAAAAAAGTTatatgtgaaatgtttttttcctaaacCTCATTAGCTATCGAAAGAAATGTTTCAATTTTATGAGGCAGTTAGAGTGAATTAGGCTAATAatatagaaaaaatattgtacaactgtttatttttctgatttCTAAGCATAATGTGAATCTCCACATATCCAGTTATGTAAATTGCTGTAGTTATGAAAACTATGCATTTTCTTAGTTAAAAGTAAAACTACTTATCCAGTGTatacacatttaattttcaaGTGATATAAAAGTGTAATGTTTTTGACAGTTATAGCTCTTCATATGGACAGCACAGTGCCTTGCAGTGTGAGgtctctgggttcagttctggacctggggtgctatctgtgtgaggTCTGTGTGTTCTCCCAGTACTTGTgctcctcccacagttcaaagacattatTAACAACATAAAGTTTATTTCACAGTTTAAATCTTACAATGACTACTCACTCTTAACAAACCATAAAAACTGCTCAGTTAAAGAAACACTCTAAATTGGGTGATTGTCCTTTTTCAACCTATGCAAGTGGTTGCTGGGGTTGGATTTGCACAATAAGAGTCCCTTGAAGCCCCACCACTTGGTGATGTCCATGCCCTTTTCCCATCATGGCTCTGAAACTGGTGTCATTTAATCCTCTGTGGAAGCTCAGAGAAACAGGTTTTTCCTCCTTAGTCTCTGAACAGGGTCCATAGTCCGCATTTGGTTATGTTACATTTCATACTCCCTCTGAATTTTGCAAGGATCCTCTTCCAGCTCCCTCACTTCCCACTCTGTGTTGTGCTGGATGAGAGTGTTTTTCATGTTCCACAGTCCTTGTTTCATTAGGACACCAGCAGCCAAAGCAAGTACTGTCACTTTGTCCAATCCGGTCAGTACCAGCCCCAGCAGGATTCACTGGTAGATTAGCACCCCACAGTTAATGTACTgttaactggtttctgggaaaattggccctaggtgtgattgggtttgtgtgtctgtgactaccctgtgatgggctggtgtcccaaACACCAGTTCTTGCACCCGtcacttgctgggataggctccggcttccccaTGACTCTATACTGAATAAaatggatagaaaatggatgatttttcattaaattacagaaaaaagaTTCTCTAAATAGGTATCTATAAATGGTGTTGttaaatgttacaaaaaatGTTATAGGACTACTTAAACTCTTAAGGCAGAATGCATAATTGAGTGGAATTTTACTGACAGATTGGTAACTTTTTAAGTCATATAATTATACATTTGCTACCAGACAAAACAAAGAGGTACATGTGTTCCCTAaagcattaaaattaaaattattttctaaatgcaaATAGTCACCCTTGGCATATAATTCTCAACTATGTTCGATCTCACAGCTGACTACATACCCAGATATTATGTTTTCAAGGTGTGTCTTTcctaacctactgtatgtcttaaacCTACTGAGAAATTTGTGctcttttgtgatttaaagtgtAATTATTGAGTTCAGTTTAgaatttttatgttgttttcaaTTTGAACTTTGTTGAGCATGCTGCCATGCTTTGTAAAATAGTATTATCATAGAAATAATGACTACTCTGAGTAAACCTTCTCTGACTTTCCTGTGAATTTTTATAGTTGTTTATCTGGTTGTTAAAATGTGATGAATTGTCCTAGCCTTTTCAAGTTTGTTGTTGACTACGTTTTACAAAGTAGTTCACAGTAAATGCtgtaggaatatacagtattctattGATTTTGATCATTCAGTGGAAAAGGATCTTTTTAACACCAGATAAGCCCCATTTGCAACTGTATAATCGTATATTTAagttataaaaatacaatacgTTTTGGCAATAACTTTGAAGAAGTTATTTTTTGATGGAACACAATGCATTTAATGTCCATAGCTACTTTTCATGTGGTGTTTTTCACCTGGGATTTACACTATCCTCTTGAAATTCTTACAGACTAGtgttctgatatactgtatgcccaGAACCCCGTCCCCCAAAAGACTAGAGTGCGTTTTCTTCACACAATATAAAAACATCGTGGAACTACCGGACACTTCGGGAAGTGAAGCTATGAATGTTAAAACAATGGACAGTATACAAACTTTTGACTGGTTTGAGGAAACCTTAATCTAATAGCAGTGttgcctatatacagtacaatgcaaaAGTAACTTCAGTACCCAGATAGTAATAATTTGTTTCTAAGCTTTATTTCTAGCTGCACTGtcgtattttcttttaatttgaattctttaatttgtaaatttcttttaaaatgtattattaagcTGTATCTCCAGTCATAAGATTTTTGTATAGTAATGTAGCCACGCTGTTCTtccagaattttgttttttaatcaagcTTTTACTACTAATAATCCAGTGTACAGTAAATAGTCGAAATTCGACCTCCAACAGATTCCTACACTGCAGGTTTAAGTTTGTACACCTTATCATTAAAACCGTCATTACTAAAGGAAagcgaaaaaaaaaatctaatttccaCCATAACCTTGTACACAGTCttttaacaaattaattaaaactaatGAATTAACACTTCATTTATTTAACCGCACTACAGTTCGTGGATTAAATTTTCATGCAGTGATTAAAGGCTTGTAAAATATACATGATTTCGTTAAAATTTTATAATAAATCAGTGCATTGTGCTACATGGCAACAAGGCAAACGTTTCTGACACCTCTGTTAAGAGTCAAATGCGTGATGTTGTTCTGACTAAAACttgaatattattttcagtgtttttcataTGAATACGCAGTTAAGAATTACGTTTAGTCATGTTAGAAATGTTATTGTTTCCAAACTAGTTCTAACAATAAATTATAGCTTACCTGTAGATAAGAAAGTAAAATGATCTGTGCTATCAATATCAACCTCGTTGATTACCGCctacatatttaaaaattagatCGTACATATAAACACTAGTATAAGAACTGCAATGCAGATATATGGGAGTATTAAATTACCGGATGCTTGCATTAGAGACcacattacaaagaaaaaaatgttcaatcaTACATTTTAACACTTGTGTAAAACAATTGTGTTGTTGGAAATTACAACACTAGGAGTTATGGAAGTATATTGTGTTTGTGTAGAATACGTTTTATTATGACACgaaaatgtttttgtctatTCATACATAACCCATTGAAGGgataagcatatactgtattatataaaaatgtacagcAAAGTTGTACACATTGTGCACTGGGAAGACTTAAAAATGGGAGTTTATTAAACATTGCGCCAAGTGTTAGACTGTCGCTATagtgaaacatttttaactagtatgaaacattaaaaatgcagtatGTATTTAATTTCATTAGCTAGATATTAACTAGATATTAGTGCAGCATCTTCAATTCAAGCATCATTAGTAAATGATTTAGAATACGTCCTAAAAGTACAAAAGCAGTTATTTTATAGTAGAACACATATTTAAGCTGTATAACTGGTGTTGAGAAATGTACCAAATAATTTTAACGCGATTTTACCATTTGTAATGAAGGTGGCTtgcattttaattgtaaaacGACTGTTAATAAAAAGATCTAAGAACGAACTTCAGTCCCGTTATTTTCACATAGGCTAGTCTGATTTGCCCACTTTTGTTCGTTAATCATGTAAGCATATCTAAAAAAACCCGCGAGATTGTATTATTTGCATCACGTATTTATGAAGCACAGTTGCTTTTGAACGTTATACGATAGATTGCATTTAGAACAGTGCATAcataattgtaaaataatttcagattaTTGCAATTAGACAATAGTAGAGAATACGTTATGGCCttatttgtcattttatgtttgttttccatGGTATACAATTGCGAGTGTTAAGAGGTTCATCCTGTTACTATTTAAAGGTTTGGAATGGCTTTATGAAATAGCTGAGTCCGTTACCCCTGATCTTTAATGCAATAATTGCGGTTGAAAACAGAGTATACTTAAATCGTTTTTTTATTGGCTGTAGTTTTTCCTTTGCCTAACCCACACCCTTAAACTATAGAACATTGTTCTATAGCGGCAGAATGATTACTCTGATCCCGATTGAAAATATATAATACTATAAGAATGTGTATGCACTTCACACACAGTCAAATCCCATCTGGACACTGTAGGTAGGAGTTTAATAAGGTCCCTACAATTATGTATGATGCTATGCCAAACATTTTCAGTCACCCCTAACACATCATTTATTAGTTTTGTGTCACCACGTTTAACTTCAATTAATTCCGTTATTGAGTATGATTTAGtagtaaaataataacaattttaAATCTTCAATCGGTGAATGTTTTAAGGGCTCGTTTATTTTGCTACACAGTCTGTCtagttaaataatattaatgtataaaatataaattggcACAGCAAAGAACTTAAATTCATTTGAAAGCAATTGTGCCCTTTTAAGTTGTCCATTCATTCAACACGTTTCTCGATGAACGTGTATtctaaaaattgttttaaaaaagttattgtATCGTTATTGCATCGGATCTTGCGTTTTACAAAACCGAGTACGAAAATGCAcacataaacatttgtttttcacagcGAATGAGAAGCATGCTATTGCtctgccaagaaaaaaaatgtattccctTTCTGTCATCATACTAATGGATCTCACCACTAGACAAAATAGAAACAGTgcaaatacttttcaaaaataacGGGAAACTGATTTTCCAATCAAATTGTAATCCGTTTATTTCATGACAatcttttaacattttacaaatcAAATTTCAGAATTACAGGTAAACGAATGCGCAGGCTCTGAATCTACAGGTGTTGAACCTACTCTTTGTTGATCCTTATATTCCACTATAATGATCTCCGGCTCGAGAGCAGCGGCCCATAGATCTGCTCTTCGAAAGGCAACTGGGCTTGAAACGTCTGTTGTCTGTCAGACTCCACTGTTCTATGTCTCGCGAGAGAACCCGAGCTTGCTTGACGAGATCTGAGGGGCTCAGGTGTAGGAGCTGTTCTCATCCCAGCACAAGGAAACAGCAGACAGATAAGTGCGGGTGAGAGACTGCAGGCAGCTCTGTATGATCTTAAGGCTCAAAGCTGCACTGAGCACTACAAGCTATTGTAGCTTTGCTGGACAAGTTaagaacattttattcttctctggtggactttttatttattttttaaagagactGCAAAAATGATGTCCATGAACAGCAAACAACCACATTTTGCCATGCATCCAACCTTACCTGAACCCAAGTATACCTCTCTGCATTCCAGCTCTGAGGCAATAAGGAGAGCCTGTCTGCCAACTCCACAGGTAAATGAACTGAACTTATCTTTGCGTCCCTTTCTATATCAGAGCAGTATGCATGTGTGTAATAATAAAGAGCGCTGCAAGGCACATTTTGACAAGCTgcgcttaatgtttttttcatgtattCCTCGGCAATCATCTGAATGCCTGTGATCTTTTTTGAAAGCATATCCACAGAAGGCTCAGACTTCATCcctttttgtattaatttttatGACTTGAGCTTCTAAAAGGAGTTTTCTTTATGTGTTATGTGTTGACAGTATTCCCCAGCTGAGAGTAACATATCCAtttgttcttctgtttttttttctcctttctttttgATTGCAGTTGCAGAGTAATATCTTCGCTAGTTTGGATGAAACTCTCCTTGCCCGCGCGGAAGCTCTCGCAGCAGTGGATATCGCAGTGTCTCAGGGCAAGACTCATCCTTTCAAACCCGACGCTACTTACCACACGATGAACAGCGTGCCATGCACCTCAACCTCCACCGTTCCCCTTGCCCATCACCACCATCACCACCATCACCACCACCATCAAAATTTAGAACCCCCAGACCTCATGGACCATATCACCTCGCCTTCACTGACCTTGATGACCAGCGGGCACGACGGTACTGGAGGTGGTGGAGGAGGTGGGGGTGGAAGTTTGATTTCTACTTCAGCCCATCCGCACTCACACATGCACGGTTTGAGCCATCTTTCTCACCAGGCTGCTATGAACATGAATTCACCTCTCACCCATCACGGGCTCTTACCTGGTCACCACGGAGGCACTCAAGGTGC
This portion of the Lepisosteus oculatus isolate fLepOcu1 chromosome 15, fLepOcu1.hap2, whole genome shotgun sequence genome encodes:
- the obi1 gene encoding ORC ubiquitin ligase 1; protein product: MAQCVQSVTLSLTLPMSCQICLGKVRHPVICTNNHVFCSTCIEVWLKKNSQCPTCRIPITPENPCKEIIGATNESECNDSQSVRKHLRKTRFELLLKECEDEIEALQKENEDLRNKNIRFESQLKTVLDPSTLSLPHKNGDCKQKGEDKRDDPNMLKEWENKLKAAADIYEKVKSDMEKLKEANKNLRAQIIDLVRDNLHLKAEVENRSPQKFGRFTVAALEAKIDQYERDSSHLRRALERSDKYIEELEAHVSDMERKLDEKDKGGDSCEVVNVSIAHSQLEEKEVCSKQLLIWNNESQKNNSKTNRKAINDMENTPECIDLDMKSEKILGSCRCFSTTATESNMSAVLHKKRESCENGTQKKERNSLDLDLSVPYTPSSSFSFLSLNSPNDCSQKTSTKPLSYLRKLCFDDFSSNTLSDVQNETTENHVLDATIPVECKTQAVATMPVFWGTCHLGTKGSGQACPTQTGEQANNGRSKSKQIFGRPFHDITKANHIGMSSEASMDAAYLDKICELDSMISESESSRCSHFSLSKESTDLGTPLISELACVEPLNEVNTRREQKVRKNQHVASCSEEISESITSSKPLSKSNKHLQVLQMKEESCSSGDEDTWVNSLQMKQGSSQSDEMSFDLLFDLHESSQEVKPGSSSSSNSTEAHHNQTEDLFPVVSSVKSESVNRTESNDSTSQLIKRKSMKAFHIASPSKISKCEK
- the pou4f1 gene encoding POU domain, class 4, transcription factor 1 — its product is MMSMNSKQPHFAMHPTLPEPKYTSLHSSSEAIRRACLPTPQLQSNIFASLDETLLARAEALAAVDIAVSQGKTHPFKPDATYHTMNSVPCTSTSTVPLAHHHHHHHHHHHQNLEPPDLMDHITSPSLTLMTSGHDGTGGGGGGGGGSLISTSAHPHSHMHGLSHLSHQAAMNMNSPLTHHGLLPGHHGGTQGASGLTNNGLPSINDSDTDPRELEAFAERFKQRRIKLGVTQADVGAALANLKIPGVGSLSQSTICRFESLTLSHNNMIALKPILQAWLEEAEGAQREKMSKPDIFNGGEKKRKRTSIAAPEKRSLEAYFAVQPRPSSEKIAAIAEKLDLKKNVVRVWFCNQRQKQKRLKFSATH